The DNA sequence CCGTAACTGGCGGAAGGCCATCAAGACACAGAACATTGAGAAGAACGTAAGTCCGCGTTCTGCTTTCCAAAGAATCTGCAATCCTGCCGCCATGACCCCCAAGATGAACAACAGCACAGCCAAGCTCCCCGCAGTGAAAGTCCGGATATTCCAATTTACCAGCATCTTTTGGGCAATACCTAGCGTAGGTGCCGATCCGAATCCGCCGGTTCCATGCCAATGATTGGCGATTTTGACTACCAACTCGATGGAATCTCGGCCCTGCGGAATAGGTACCAAAAAGGGCTGGGATTTGGCGTAGGAAAGGGCTGAGGATGGATCTGCCTTTCCGCTGCGACCTACCAAAACGCCATCAATGTAGGCTTCCGAAACGATGTACTGCGCAGGAATTTCAAGGAATAACGGCCGCTTGGGAATGTGGGTCAATTTGATCCCATAGCTATGGCACCCCAAAGGCCGGATGGTATCGCCTCCCTGGATTTGACCATGCCATGTGTGTGGGAGGTCTACCAGATTGTCTGGGTCAAAATCGGAAAGCCTGTCAGTGGCCTCGGGAGAAAACAGCCAGTTTCGATCAAGCGTCAATACTTCCTGATGGTCCCAGTCTGCGAGATCCCAACGAGGGGTCAGGGTTTGAGCCACCATGCCAACCCATGAACTCCCCAGCACCCCCAAGAGGGTGAGGAAAATCCTCAAGTGATAGGATGGCCGGAAAATGCCTTTTAGACCCATTCGGGAAGTAAGGTGTTTGATGGTTGACTGAATATGTAAATATTACTTAATTGTGGTTAATATTCATGTCATTTATTTCAGTCGTTGGACATAACCGGCAGGGCATTGCATTCCGGCCGAATGTTCCTCAGTTGTCGAGCGAGAAATATGTTAGAATCATTCTGGTAGACGCATTTGGATTTCATGAATATTCGCGGATTCCTGCTTTCCTGCGAGCTCTGGCCTACCTCGATTGACCATCCAACATGGCAAGACCTACCGATAAATGCACCGAGATCTGGACAATTGTTGACGAAATGCCGCGAAGAAAAAGCTATCTTAGAAGCTGTCTTGTGCCCCAAACTTCAATTTCATGACGCGAACAGATTTGCTTCAAGAGCTACGCGCTAGCATGGCGGAACATGGATTGGCCGCCTATCTGATTCCCAATACAGACCCTCATCAAAGTGAGTATATTGCTGACCACTGGCGGTTAATGCCTTGGTTGTCTGGATTTGACGGTTCTGCTGGAACGATGATCATCACCCCAGACTTTGCGGGGGTTTGGACCGATTCTCGATATTTCATCCAAGCAGAGCGGCAGCTGAGAGGCTCCGGCTTCAAATTGATGAAACTCAACGTGCCTCACACACCTGAATATATCGGATGGCTTGTGGAGCATTTGCCACCGGGCGGAACCGTCGGAGTGGATGGACAATTGATCAGTCAATCCAAAGCCACCGATCTCCAAAAAGCCCTGATCACAGGAGGCTGTAGTCTCTCAGATGTAGGAGACTTGGTGGGCCCTATCTGGAAAGATCGTCCTGAGATCCCCAGCAAGCCTATCCAGAAACACGCCCTCGAATATTCCGGCCTGAGCCGCGTCAACAAACTGGAACAACTCCGGATGTCCATGGCCAAACATGGTGCGGATTTCCATGTGCTGAGTTCCTTGGACGATATCGCATGGCTGCTCAACATTCGGGGGGCAGATGTGGATTACAACCCCGTGGCTATTTCCCATGCGCTGGTGGGAGATTGCGACACCAAGCTATTTGTGGACCCCACCAAAATGCCCGAAAGCCTCATCAAAAGACTGCACGAACAGTCGATCTGGGTGCAGCCCTACGAGGATTTCTTTCACGCATTGGGTCAGATTCCCTCCGAAAAAAGCGTCTACATCGATCCCAAGCGAGTATCTGTGGCGACTTTTAAGGCACTCCCGGAAGGGGTTCGGGTGATTATGGGCCAGAATCTCACCATTCCCCTCAAAGCCATCAAAAATCAGGTGGAGATCGATCACGCTCGTCGTACTGCTGTGAAGGACGGCGTGGCAATGGTCAGACTCTTGAAATGGCTGGAGGAGGCTGTTCCGCAAGGTGGGGTAACAGAATTGACAGTCGATGAAAAATTGCAGGAATTTCGGGCTGAACAACCTGATTTTGTTGGGCCGAGCTTTGGTACAATTGCTGGGTACCTCGATCATGGAGCGATTGTTCACTATTCTGCCACGCCAGAACTCGCCCATGAGCTGAAACCTGAAGGCATGTTTCTTCTCGACTCCGGCGGACAATATCTGGACGGGACGACAGACATCACCCGTACGATCAGTTTGGGCAATCCCACCCAGGCAGAGAAGGAAGATTTTACGCTGGTGTTGAAGGGGTACATCGGACTCGACAGTGCGATCTTCCCTGCTGGAACCAAAGGCTATCAGCTCGATATTTTGGCTCGCCAGCATTTGTGGAGCCGTGGCCGTAATTACGGACATGGTACTGGACACGGGGTAGGATTCTATCTCAATGTTCACGAAGGACCTCAAAATTTCAGTCCTGCTGCGAATCAGACAGCATTTGAGGTAGGGATGATCACTTCGAATGAACCGGGACTCTATCGCAACGGCAAATACGGAATCAGAACCGAAAACCTCATGCTATGCGTCGAACATAGCGATACGGAATTTGGCAAGTTTCTGGCATTTGAAACATTGACGCTTTGTCCGATAGATCTGAATCTTGTCAATCTATCATTGATGAATGAGCAGGAGATCGACTGGCTGAATAGCTATCACGACGAGGTGCGTACTGCGCTATCTTTGATGCTGAATGACGAGGAAAAAACTTGGCTCGAAGAGAAGACGCGACCCATCGAGCGCGTGACCCGATAAGGTCCATGTCCAAACGAATCTAAGCCTGCCTATCTCTGATGGGTGGGCTTTTTGGCTTTTGGAAGGAAGCATAAAAGGGAACGGCTGGTGCGGCCGAGATGAAGGGGGAACTGAGGAAAGCGCAGAATGGAACTAGCAAGAACGTGCCCAATTCATAGTTGGCATTCAGCGCAGCAAAATCGAAAACCTGAAGACTGGACCCTGACTTACAGTTTGCCGAGTGACATCCAGACATAGCTTAAGCCCAAGATGCCAAGCGTGGCCCCTCCTAACAGGAATAGGAAGAATCCCAACTTACGCGCCTCTTCATCATAGACATAGTACAATTTGCCTTCGGGATCGACCTTGCGAGTGAACGCGAAGGCAGCTCCGATCAGCATGGTGGGAATCCCTGCGAACAAGATCCCCAGGTATCCCAGACGCTTCCAGTGAGACTGGATCTGTTGGGGTTTGCGCATGGAACTGAGACGCTGCTTGCGGCGATTGGCCCAGACTTCGGGTTCGGTTTCCATCCCTTGCTGCCTCAGCAGATGCCTAGCAATGACGACATCCATTGGACTCCATTCGTCCGCAGAGACCATGACTTCCTCCAATTCCTCGACGGTGGATTGAAGCAACGGATGGCCTTCGGGAACGCCCGTGAAATAGATTTCGCAGATATTTTCGATCTGTTCGCGTGCTTCGAGGAAGCGAGATTGGGGGACCTTGACGATGATGCGATTGCCCAGCCGATTAAAGGTGAAGATGCTGTCCATCATGTGGCTGACCTGCTCGACCTCATAGGGGATGTCATTGCGTTCGAGGACGCGGAGGGTTTCTGAGGCGTCTTGCAGTTGGGCGAATCGCTGAAAGGTCACAAATAAATCTGCCATGGGTAGAATCGGAATTCGGAAAATTTGGGCGCGAAGGTGGAGGAAGGAGGAAAAACTATGCAACATTTAGCTTACAAAAATTCTACCATTCGGCCAAATCCCAGATACTGAATGCGCTAGCTATGGCAAGACTGGTATGCTTTTGCTCGATATTTTGGCAGGATTCCCCCAATACCAAATCCCTGCCGCAAGAATGGCCGCCACCATTCCCACGCTTCCAATGGCACTTCCCAATTGGTCCGCTCCAAACCATCGATCCGACAATAGCCCCACGAGAAATGGTCCCAAGGTAAGACCAACTACATTCTGCCCAAACACATACAGACTACTGGCCATGCCTCTCTGCGTACTGGGCACCAAGGACTGAATGTGAGCCGCTCCCATACCGACGACCATGCTCAGCGTCAATCCGTAGGGAATTAACCATAGCAGAAACCAAGGAGATGATCCCTCCCAGAAAAAGGGAAGATGTGCCATCGCAAATAGAATCGCCATGAATTGCATCAGCCTTTGACGACCGAATGCTCCGTACTTTCGGGTGATATGATCTCCCCACATTCCGCCTGCAATCACCCCAATCGCTGGGAGTAGCACCATGCCCAGTCCCGAGATTAGACCCGTTTGCTCGATGGGCAAATCCCAGACACGACTTATCCAAGTGGGAATCCAAACACCGCCGGCATACATCGCGAGCGCATAGAAGGACATGCCGAGGGTGAATATGAAAAAGGGCCGATG is a window from the Pontibacter sp. G13 genome containing:
- a CDS encoding aminopeptidase P family protein; the encoded protein is MTRTDLLQELRASMAEHGLAAYLIPNTDPHQSEYIADHWRLMPWLSGFDGSAGTMIITPDFAGVWTDSRYFIQAERQLRGSGFKLMKLNVPHTPEYIGWLVEHLPPGGTVGVDGQLISQSKATDLQKALITGGCSLSDVGDLVGPIWKDRPEIPSKPIQKHALEYSGLSRVNKLEQLRMSMAKHGADFHVLSSLDDIAWLLNIRGADVDYNPVAISHALVGDCDTKLFVDPTKMPESLIKRLHEQSIWVQPYEDFFHALGQIPSEKSVYIDPKRVSVATFKALPEGVRVIMGQNLTIPLKAIKNQVEIDHARRTAVKDGVAMVRLLKWLEEAVPQGGVTELTVDEKLQEFRAEQPDFVGPSFGTIAGYLDHGAIVHYSATPELAHELKPEGMFLLDSGGQYLDGTTDITRTISLGNPTQAEKEDFTLVLKGYIGLDSAIFPAGTKGYQLDILARQHLWSRGRNYGHGTGHGVGFYLNVHEGPQNFSPAANQTAFEVGMITSNEPGLYRNGKYGIRTENLMLCVEHSDTEFGKFLAFETLTLCPIDLNLVNLSLMNEQEIDWLNSYHDEVRTALSLMLNDEEKTWLEEKTRPIERVTR